In one window of Lewinellaceae bacterium DNA:
- the rpsI gene encoding 30S ribosomal protein S9: MEMINAVGRRKSSVARVYLTKGSGKIQINGRPIQDYFTQKHIQATVEEPIKTVQVASEYDFSVNVVGGGFKGQAEAIRLGISRALVELNADFRSPLKAKKFLTRDARIVERKKYGKPKARKSFQFSKR; this comes from the coding sequence ATGGAAATGATTAACGCTGTTGGCCGTAGAAAGTCATCCGTTGCCCGGGTATATCTGACTAAAGGTTCGGGTAAGATTCAGATTAACGGTCGTCCTATCCAGGACTATTTCACTCAAAAACATATACAGGCTACCGTGGAAGAACCGATCAAAACGGTTCAGGTAGCCAGTGAATACGATTTTTCTGTTAACGTCGTCGGAGGTGGATTTAAAGGCCAGGCTGAAGCCATCCGCCTGGGCATCTCCCGCGCGCTGGTTGAATTGAATGCTGATTTCCGTTCACCGCTTAAAGCGAAGAAATTCCTTACCCGGGATGCTCGTATCGTAGAGCGGAAGAAATACGGAAAGCCAAAAGCCAGAAAGAGCTTCCAGTTCAGCAAACGTTAA
- the rplM gene encoding 50S ribosomal protein L13, protein MDTLSYKTVSAKKEEVVRQWYVIDAENLVVGRLCSKVAHILRGKHRPDFTPHVDCGDYVIVVNADKVRFTGKKWSDKIYLRYTGYPGGQRQRTASVMLSKKPTDIVELGVKGMLPKTKLGRAMVKKLFIYTGSDHPHQAQKPTTLNLD, encoded by the coding sequence GTGGATACATTAAGTTATAAAACCGTATCAGCTAAAAAGGAGGAAGTTGTTCGTCAATGGTACGTGATTGATGCTGAGAACCTGGTGGTTGGCCGCCTGTGTTCGAAAGTCGCTCACATCCTGCGCGGAAAACACCGTCCTGATTTTACTCCACACGTGGATTGTGGCGATTATGTAATCGTTGTCAACGCCGATAAGGTTCGTTTTACCGGAAAGAAATGGTCCGATAAAATTTATTTGCGTTATACCGGTTATCCCGGAGGTCAACGTCAGCGCACTGCTTCTGTCATGTTGTCCAAAAAGCCAACCGACATTGTCGAGCTCGGGGTAAAAGGCATGCTTCCCAAAACCAAATTGGGCCGTGCGATGGTGAAGAAACTGTTCATTTATACCGGTTCAGATCATCCGCATCAAGCTCAAAAACCAACAACCTTAAATCTTGATTAA
- a CDS encoding hydroxymethylglutaryl-CoA reductase, degradative: MKTISGFSKLSKRGKIKWIVENFFKDPENVMRELMSYWVQNEEQQKVLDGFSENTISNFVLPYGVAPNFLINGQMHCIPMVIEESSVVAAASHAAKFWMNRGGFQAEVISMVKEGQVHFIWPGNPSILHELFPQLRKELIEKTGYLTENMRQRGGGILDVELLDLTDKEPGYYQLRGKFDTRDSMGANFINTLLEEFSQHLKLFMSQQSQLPEAWQEVEVIMSILSNYTPECLVRASVSCPVRELDQAIKDMDGETFARRFYLAVKMAQWDPYRATTHNKGIFNGVDAVVLATGNDFRATEACGHTYASRHGKYASLSDCSIEQGTFQFWLEMPLAIGTTGGLTSLHPMAKRSLELLGNPNAEQLMQIIAATGLAQNFAAVKSLVTTGIQKGHMKMHLVNILTRMDASEREIKEAIVYFKDKVVSFQSVREFLDVLRNNPPENQQILA, from the coding sequence ATGAAAACCATATCCGGATTTTCCAAGCTTTCCAAACGCGGGAAGATCAAGTGGATCGTGGAAAACTTCTTCAAGGACCCGGAGAATGTCATGCGGGAACTGATGAGCTACTGGGTTCAGAACGAAGAACAGCAAAAGGTTCTTGATGGATTCAGTGAAAATACCATCAGCAACTTTGTCCTTCCTTATGGCGTAGCACCCAATTTTCTGATCAATGGCCAGATGCATTGCATACCCATGGTCATCGAGGAAAGCTCTGTGGTGGCAGCGGCATCCCATGCGGCCAAATTCTGGATGAACCGCGGTGGATTTCAGGCCGAAGTCATCAGTATGGTCAAGGAAGGGCAGGTGCATTTTATCTGGCCGGGTAACCCTTCTATCCTGCATGAACTGTTTCCCCAATTGCGTAAGGAACTGATCGAGAAGACCGGGTACCTGACAGAAAACATGCGGCAGCGGGGTGGTGGCATTCTGGATGTTGAATTGCTGGACCTGACCGATAAAGAACCGGGTTATTACCAGCTGCGTGGTAAGTTCGATACCCGCGACAGCATGGGGGCCAATTTTATCAATACACTGCTGGAAGAATTTTCGCAACATCTGAAACTCTTCATGAGCCAGCAAAGTCAGCTGCCGGAAGCCTGGCAGGAAGTGGAGGTCATCATGTCCATTCTCTCCAATTACACCCCTGAGTGTCTGGTTCGTGCTTCCGTCTCCTGCCCGGTCCGTGAACTGGATCAGGCCATCAAGGATATGGATGGTGAGACCTTTGCCCGACGCTTTTACCTTGCCGTTAAAATGGCGCAATGGGATCCTTACCGTGCGACTACGCACAACAAAGGGATATTCAACGGAGTTGATGCCGTAGTTTTGGCTACCGGAAATGACTTCCGGGCTACCGAAGCATGCGGGCACACCTATGCCTCCCGGCATGGAAAATACGCCAGCCTGAGTGATTGTAGTATTGAGCAGGGTACATTCCAATTTTGGCTGGAAATGCCATTGGCCATTGGCACCACCGGAGGACTTACCTCCCTGCATCCCATGGCTAAAAGATCTTTGGAACTACTGGGCAATCCGAATGCAGAACAGCTGATGCAAATCATAGCCGCTACCGGACTGGCACAAAACTTTGCCGCGGTCAAATCACTGGTCACCACCGGCATTCAGAAAGGCCATATGAAGATGCACCTGGTCAATATACTGACCCGTATGGATGCATCCGAAAGAGAAATTAAGGAAGCCATCGTGTATTTTAAAGACAAAGTGGTATCCTTTCAATCGGTGCGGGAGTTTTTGGATGTTCTCCGGAATAATCCCCCCGAGAATCAACAAATATTAGCCTAA
- a CDS encoding glycogen/starch synthase, producing the protein MSKKRILFVTQEMKPYTTLSEISEIVRRLPTYMHEQGMEIRILMPRFGTINERRHRLHEVVRLSGMNIIVDDDDYPLIIKVASLPGARLQVYFLDNDEFFRRKNLFNDGSGKPFEDNLDRMVFFSKGVLETIKKFGWPPDIIHCHGWMTSLVPLYLKTAYKNEPLFAHTKVIYSVYNPSLIPNNLEENFRDKAAINNLESSLLDAYTPNNELHLDQGAVTYADAVIQGSETIDKSVTNQLAGSEKPVIQHSGDDTYLSEYLKFYQSLLSS; encoded by the coding sequence ATGAGTAAAAAACGCATCCTGTTTGTGACGCAGGAAATGAAACCGTACACGACTTTGTCCGAAATTTCAGAGATCGTGCGAAGGTTACCCACTTATATGCACGAACAAGGTATGGAGATCCGCATTTTAATGCCACGGTTTGGTACCATCAACGAGCGCAGGCACCGGTTGCATGAAGTGGTCCGGTTATCGGGAATGAACATCATTGTTGATGACGATGACTATCCGTTGATCATCAAAGTGGCATCCCTGCCTGGAGCTCGCCTGCAGGTGTATTTTCTGGATAATGATGAATTCTTCCGCCGGAAAAACCTGTTTAATGACGGCTCTGGAAAGCCCTTTGAAGATAATCTCGACCGGATGGTATTCTTCAGCAAAGGCGTTTTGGAAACCATCAAGAAATTCGGCTGGCCTCCGGATATCATCCATTGCCACGGGTGGATGACCAGTCTGGTACCGTTATACCTTAAGACCGCGTACAAGAATGAACCTTTGTTTGCCCACACCAAAGTGATTTATTCGGTCTACAATCCCTCGTTGATACCTAACAATCTGGAAGAAAATTTTCGCGATAAAGCAGCGATTAACAATTTGGAATCGAGCCTGCTGGATGCATATACACCCAATAATGAACTCCACCTGGATCAAGGAGCTGTAACTTATGCCGATGCTGTCATTCAAGGCAGCGAAACCATTGACAAATCAGTTACTAATCAGTTAGCTGGTTCCGAAAAGCCGGTTATCCAGCACAGTGGTGATGACACTTATTTGAGTGAATACCTTAAGTTTTACCAGTCATTGCTGTCCTCATAG
- a CDS encoding DUF4270 family protein yields the protein MKTHRFWLGSALLLLVMCNDPSPLGSDFLKDVELDVGFTDTFSVAAFTIHEDSIETYSPSSLTPIRTYLVGTLNDPIFGRTESNIYTQLDYDVFSPPSFSSAVLDSVVLTLAFDSLGIYGDTTQPIQIQVDRLTENMNIADNTYSNHGYSGKKVGELTNYIYSTDSVTVVEPNSSGDLDTVQSAPQIRIRLNNSVGEELIALDTSGVLDVDNIYDHLYGLGIKTVASNQAMLGIDLSSEYSTLTVYYERNSNKYKYSFLMSSAVKRTLEFSTDHTGAPIEPFIDDSTSGDSLLFLQPLSGTNIQFAIPALSKLSNYIINKAELECYVATVDGDDLDLYPPAKQVAAYEEYENELIPTSDVFIGNDVRVLLSTSGGTVEEISTGLYRYRANISSQLQDMINGIVENKVFLVPYPRREDPRRTIVYGPDHPAYPMKLRITYTLK from the coding sequence ATGAAAACACACCGTTTCTGGTTAGGGAGCGCCCTCCTACTGTTGGTAATGTGTAATGATCCTTCCCCGCTTGGATCCGATTTTCTCAAAGATGTCGAGTTGGATGTTGGGTTTACCGACACCTTTTCGGTAGCTGCCTTTACCATTCATGAGGATTCCATCGAAACCTATTCCCCGAGCAGTCTTACCCCTATTCGGACCTACCTGGTAGGTACCCTCAATGATCCCATTTTCGGGCGGACGGAAAGCAATATTTATACGCAACTTGACTATGATGTGTTTTCACCCCCAAGCTTTAGCAGCGCGGTACTTGATTCCGTCGTCCTGACACTGGCTTTCGACAGTCTGGGAATATACGGCGATACGACACAACCTATACAGATACAGGTTGACCGCCTCACCGAAAACATGAACATCGCCGATAACACCTATTCCAATCACGGATATTCAGGTAAAAAGGTAGGAGAGCTGACAAACTATATCTACAGCACAGACTCTGTCACCGTCGTTGAACCCAATTCATCCGGTGACCTGGATACGGTACAATCTGCTCCCCAGATACGGATTCGTCTGAATAATAGTGTTGGTGAAGAACTGATTGCCCTCGATACCAGCGGTGTGCTGGATGTCGACAACATTTACGATCACCTGTATGGGCTGGGCATTAAAACGGTCGCCTCCAATCAGGCTATGCTGGGCATCGACCTTAGTAGTGAATACTCCACACTGACGGTGTATTATGAAAGAAACTCGAATAAATACAAGTATTCTTTTCTGATGTCCTCCGCCGTCAAGCGCACCCTGGAATTTTCAACAGACCATACCGGTGCACCCATCGAGCCATTCATTGATGATTCGACGAGTGGAGACAGTCTTCTTTTTTTACAGCCTTTGAGCGGAACCAATATCCAGTTTGCCATCCCCGCTCTGTCGAAACTCAGTAATTATATTATCAATAAAGCAGAACTGGAGTGTTATGTAGCTACCGTTGATGGTGATGATCTTGATTTGTACCCGCCGGCAAAGCAGGTTGCGGCTTACGAGGAATACGAAAACGAACTTATCCCAACGTCCGATGTTTTCATTGGAAATGATGTACGGGTTTTACTGAGCACTTCTGGCGGCACCGTGGAAGAAATTAGCACCGGACTCTACCGGTATCGCGCCAATATTTCTTCCCAGCTTCAGGATATGATCAACGGCATCGTTGAAAACAAGGTGTTTTTAGTACCTTACCCTCGCAGAGAGGACCCCAGGCGCACGATTGTCTACGGTCCCGATCATCCGGCCTACCCGATGAAGTTAAGGATCACTTATACACTTAAATAA
- a CDS encoding tetratricopeptide repeat protein has translation MLLTGLPLFGQQEGERTASWFFNEAYSCYQGGDFACAIQNYSRAITLNADYAEAYINRGHAQFQLENYTAAIEDYRTYLNYFPQHAKCWQSLGMAYMHLAAWSDAQSAFTQALKLDPGLSLCFYNRGVILMKSEQWSAAREDFDQAVRLDPGLAEAYSNRGLAKTQLGDFRGAQVDYQLARRLSPANHQALYNQANNAMRLEDFAQALILYNQFLETNPRHQDAQMARAYCRLMLKDYAAAIGDYTMVLADRPGYEPAVMNRALANIEAENYADALPDVEWMILHSPAHKELFMLKLGYIHLRLEQYDVAINDFTRLIRMDKNARDAYYYRAYSRLSKLPEKSKDTCRDLHKAADMGHLQAAELLRKYCH, from the coding sequence ATGCTGTTGACCGGCTTACCATTATTTGGTCAGCAGGAGGGCGAACGCACAGCATCCTGGTTCTTCAATGAAGCTTATTCTTGTTACCAGGGTGGGGATTTTGCCTGTGCGATTCAGAATTACTCCCGGGCTATCACACTCAACGCTGATTATGCTGAAGCCTACATCAACCGGGGACACGCTCAATTTCAGCTGGAGAATTATACCGCTGCCATAGAAGATTACCGCACATACCTGAATTATTTTCCACAACATGCCAAATGCTGGCAAAGCCTGGGAATGGCATACATGCATCTGGCAGCATGGTCTGATGCCCAGTCCGCTTTCACCCAGGCTTTAAAACTGGATCCGGGGCTATCCCTGTGTTTTTACAACCGCGGGGTTATCCTGATGAAATCGGAGCAGTGGTCAGCGGCCCGTGAAGATTTTGATCAGGCGGTCCGGCTGGACCCCGGACTTGCGGAAGCATACAGCAACCGGGGGCTGGCCAAAACCCAACTGGGGGATTTCCGGGGAGCCCAGGTAGACTATCAATTGGCACGCCGGCTCAGCCCGGCCAACCACCAGGCCCTTTACAATCAGGCAAACAATGCGATGCGGCTTGAAGACTTTGCCCAGGCCCTGATCCTGTACAATCAGTTCCTGGAAACAAATCCCCGTCACCAGGATGCTCAGATGGCCCGGGCGTATTGTCGCCTGATGCTTAAGGATTATGCCGCGGCGATCGGAGATTACACGATGGTGCTTGCCGACCGACCCGGGTATGAGCCGGCAGTCATGAATCGTGCCCTGGCAAACATTGAAGCAGAAAATTATGCTGATGCGCTCCCTGATGTAGAATGGATGATCCTCCACAGCCCGGCACATAAAGAACTCTTTATGCTTAAACTGGGTTATATCCATCTCCGGCTGGAGCAGTATGATGTGGCCATTAACGATTTTACCCGGTTGATCCGAATGGATAAAAATGCCCGGGACGCCTATTACTACCGTGCTTATTCGCGGCTATCCAAATTGCCGGAGAAAAGTAAAGATACCTGCCGCGACCTGCACAAAGCAGCAGATATGGGCCACCTCCAGGCCGCTGAATTGCTGCGGAAGTACTGCCACTGA
- the rpsB gene encoding 30S ribosomal protein S2 — translation MKTPSYNELLEAGVHFGHLKRKWNPKMRPYIFMEKNGVHIIDLNRTQECLERAAKVMKQIASSGRKVMFIATKKQARNSVSRLADAVGMPFVTERWLGGMMTNFATIRRSVKKMNNIDRMLGDGTLTSVTKKERLTLTRERDKLEKVLGGVANLNRLPSAVFIVDIHHEHIALAEAKKLGIKTIAIVDTNSDPNLVDYPIPANDDASKSIQLITGYLTDSIKEGLEERKTIKEQKTEA, via the coding sequence ATGAAAACTCCATCTTATAATGAATTGTTAGAAGCAGGCGTACACTTTGGGCACTTGAAGCGCAAGTGGAATCCCAAAATGCGCCCGTACATCTTCATGGAAAAAAATGGCGTCCACATCATCGACCTCAACCGGACCCAGGAATGCCTCGAGCGCGCGGCCAAGGTCATGAAGCAAATTGCTTCTTCCGGCAGGAAAGTGATGTTCATCGCAACAAAAAAACAAGCTCGCAACAGCGTCAGCCGGTTGGCTGATGCCGTGGGTATGCCTTTCGTTACCGAACGCTGGTTGGGTGGTATGATGACCAATTTCGCTACCATTCGCCGTTCTGTAAAGAAAATGAACAACATTGACCGGATGCTTGGTGATGGTACGCTCACCAGTGTAACCAAAAAAGAGCGCCTGACCCTGACCCGGGAGCGCGATAAACTGGAAAAAGTACTTGGTGGTGTGGCCAACCTGAACCGTCTGCCTTCAGCCGTGTTTATCGTTGACATCCACCATGAACACATCGCACTGGCAGAAGCCAAAAAACTGGGAATCAAAACCATCGCTATTGTGGATACGAATTCAGATCCCAATCTGGTGGATTACCCTATTCCTGCGAATGATGATGCGTCGAAATCCATCCAGTTGATCACCGGTTATCTGACCGACTCGATCAAAGAAGGTCTGGAAGAACGCAAAACCATTAAGGAACAAAAGACCGAGGCTTAA
- a CDS encoding DUF819 family protein yields the protein MDPVFSNNVVIFGILMLTLTGVFYTSHSDNPFWKKFYLFVPPLLLCYFIPALLNWPLNLIAVEKDPPLYFVASRYLLPASLILLCLSIDFRSILRLGPKALIMFLTGTLGIIIGGPVALLFTLKFFPHLLSISPDELWRGLSTISGSWIGGGANQTAMKEIFGVDENLFGSMIVVDIIVANVWMAFLLYGASIAPRLDRWLKADTGAIEDLKSKVEAYRASIERIPSLLDNFILLGITFGGVAVAQALADIVVPLISPYETRLAEIGLSSLTSGFFWMIVFATTIGFAFSFTRFRALEGVGASKWGSICIYILVATIGMQMNLEEVFSHLGLLMIGLIWMITHAVLLLTVAKLIKAPFFFVAVGSQANVGGAASAPVVASAFSPSLAPVGVLLAVLGYAIGTYGAILCAELMHAVSQF from the coding sequence ATGGATCCGGTATTTTCCAATAATGTGGTCATTTTTGGCATTTTGATGCTCACCCTCACCGGCGTATTTTATACCTCTCATTCGGATAATCCTTTCTGGAAGAAATTTTATCTGTTCGTACCTCCTCTGCTGCTTTGTTATTTCATACCTGCGTTGCTGAATTGGCCACTGAATCTGATCGCCGTAGAGAAGGATCCTCCGCTTTATTTTGTCGCGTCAAGATACCTGCTACCGGCCAGTCTTATCCTCCTCTGTCTGAGCATTGACTTCAGAAGCATCCTCCGGCTGGGACCGAAAGCTTTAATCATGTTTCTTACCGGCACTCTGGGTATTATCATTGGGGGACCGGTTGCATTGCTGTTTACCCTAAAATTCTTTCCGCATCTGCTTTCCATTTCTCCGGATGAATTGTGGCGCGGATTGTCCACCATATCCGGTAGCTGGATTGGTGGCGGTGCCAATCAAACCGCAATGAAAGAGATCTTCGGCGTAGATGAAAACCTATTCGGCTCGATGATCGTCGTGGATATCATTGTTGCTAATGTGTGGATGGCCTTTTTGCTATATGGTGCCAGTATCGCCCCCCGCCTGGACCGCTGGTTAAAAGCGGACACCGGTGCGATCGAAGATCTGAAGTCCAAAGTAGAAGCCTACCGGGCAAGCATCGAACGGATCCCTTCCTTACTGGACAATTTCATCCTACTGGGCATCACATTTGGTGGGGTCGCGGTAGCTCAGGCCCTGGCGGATATCGTTGTTCCGCTGATCTCACCTTACGAAACAAGGTTAGCTGAAATAGGATTGAGTTCCCTTACTTCGGGTTTTTTCTGGATGATCGTATTCGCTACCACCATCGGTTTTGCTTTTTCATTCACCCGTTTTCGTGCACTGGAAGGGGTAGGCGCATCGAAGTGGGGCAGTATTTGTATATACATTCTGGTTGCCACCATCGGGATGCAGATGAATCTCGAAGAGGTCTTTTCGCACCTGGGATTGCTGATGATTGGTCTGATCTGGATGATAACCCATGCGGTCTTATTGCTCACCGTAGCTAAACTGATCAAGGCTCCATTTTTCTTTGTAGCTGTAGGCAGTCAGGCAAATGTCGGTGGCGCTGCCAGCGCACCGGTGGTGGCATCGGCATTCAGCCCTTCTCTCGCGCCGGTCGGTGTTTTGCTCGCGGTCCTGGGATATGCCATCGGTACGTACGGCGCAATCCTCTGTGCAGAACTCATGCATGCTGTTTCCCAATTTTGA
- a CDS encoding elongation factor Ts has protein sequence MSAISATDVKKLRDITGAGMMDCKKALTEADGDFEKAIEVLRKQGQKLSLKRADREATEGVVIALVSEDGTRGVVIKLSSETDFVAKNENFIELTREFAEIALDHFPATLDDLLALPYKGGITIQDKVTEQVGVIGEKIELAEYARLEAPLVTSYIHMGNKAGVLVGLNQANPDFIEAGRDVAMQVAAMKPLAVDKDGVDATIVEKEIEIGKEQARQEGKPEEMLEKIALGKLSKFYKENTLLNQEFVKEAKTSVAQYLERIGKGLTVTEFKHIQLG, from the coding sequence ATGAGTGCTATTTCAGCAACCGATGTAAAAAAGCTAAGAGATATTACCGGTGCCGGTATGATGGACTGTAAAAAAGCCCTCACAGAAGCAGACGGAGATTTCGAAAAAGCCATCGAAGTATTGCGTAAACAAGGTCAAAAATTGTCTCTGAAACGGGCAGACCGTGAAGCTACCGAGGGCGTAGTAATCGCACTGGTTTCCGAGGATGGCACCCGCGGTGTTGTCATCAAACTGAGCAGTGAGACCGACTTTGTGGCGAAAAATGAGAATTTCATTGAACTGACCAGGGAATTTGCCGAAATCGCCCTGGATCATTTCCCGGCGACTTTGGATGATTTGCTCGCATTGCCTTATAAAGGAGGGATTACCATTCAGGATAAGGTGACCGAACAAGTCGGTGTCATCGGTGAAAAAATCGAATTGGCCGAATATGCCCGGCTGGAAGCTCCGCTGGTAACGAGCTACATCCACATGGGTAACAAAGCCGGCGTACTGGTTGGTTTGAATCAGGCCAATCCGGATTTCATTGAGGCTGGTCGCGATGTGGCCATGCAGGTTGCTGCTATGAAACCGCTTGCCGTGGATAAGGATGGCGTCGATGCCACCATTGTAGAAAAAGAGATTGAAATAGGAAAGGAACAAGCGCGTCAGGAAGGCAAACCGGAAGAGATGCTGGAAAAAATCGCGCTGGGCAAGCTAAGCAAGTTCTACAAAGAAAATACTTTGCTGAACCAGGAGTTCGTCAAGGAAGCCAAAACATCCGTGGCTCAGTACCTTGAACGAATCGGCAAGGGATTGACCGTCACCGAGTTTAAACATATCCAGCTCGGATAA
- a CDS encoding type 2 isopentenyl-diphosphate Delta-isomerase, protein MKQEPAETAADRKKDHIEMAFEAQTAGDLLDDRFTYEPLLVAHPETLPAFTFLEKTMRAPIWISSMTGGTEKAGQINRQLAKVANEYGLGMGLGSCRRLLFDNDTLADFAVRKEIGNQPFYTNLGIAQIEQLHHAHKQHLIHDLIVKLDADGLIVHINPLQEWLQPEGDRFTRAPLDSLRQLLDWFPYPVIVKEVGQGMGYESVKALLSMPIAALEFGAFGGTNFALLEMMRGDDIKMEAFRALERVGHTAEEMVLFVNRAISELGTRRQCNQIIVSGGIRSFLDGHYYLQRLSLPAVYGQASPFLKYALGPYESLQQFVEYQIAGLQFARSYLKLKS, encoded by the coding sequence CTGAAACAGGAACCGGCAGAAACTGCAGCCGATCGGAAGAAAGACCACATTGAGATGGCCTTCGAAGCACAAACGGCCGGAGACCTTCTTGATGATCGCTTTACCTATGAGCCATTGCTGGTCGCGCATCCGGAGACCTTGCCGGCATTTACCTTTCTGGAGAAAACCATGCGGGCGCCGATCTGGATATCTTCCATGACCGGAGGCACGGAAAAAGCTGGTCAGATCAACCGGCAGCTGGCGAAAGTAGCGAATGAATACGGTCTGGGGATGGGCCTTGGATCTTGTCGTAGATTGTTGTTTGACAACGACACCCTGGCCGATTTTGCCGTGCGGAAGGAGATCGGAAATCAACCATTTTACACCAATTTAGGAATCGCCCAAATTGAACAGCTACATCACGCCCACAAACAACATCTGATTCATGACCTCATCGTAAAACTGGACGCTGACGGCCTGATTGTGCACATCAATCCGTTACAGGAATGGTTGCAGCCGGAAGGAGACCGCTTTACCCGGGCTCCGCTTGATTCACTGCGCCAATTGCTCGATTGGTTTCCTTATCCGGTAATTGTCAAGGAAGTAGGTCAGGGTATGGGGTATGAAAGTGTAAAAGCATTGTTGTCGATGCCGATTGCGGCGCTGGAGTTTGGCGCTTTTGGTGGCACCAATTTTGCCCTTTTGGAGATGATGCGGGGTGACGATATCAAAATGGAAGCATTTCGTGCATTGGAACGGGTAGGTCATACTGCTGAGGAGATGGTCCTGTTTGTCAACCGGGCAATTTCCGAGCTGGGGACACGCAGACAATGCAATCAGATCATCGTATCCGGAGGGATCCGGAGTTTTTTGGACGGTCATTATTATTTGCAACGTTTATCTTTGCCGGCAGTATATGGCCAAGCATCGCCTTTTTTGAAATATGCCCTGGGCCCGTATGAGTCGTTACAGCAATTCGTGGAATACCAGATAGCTGGACTACAATTTGCCAGGAGTTATCTTAAATTGAAAAGTTGA
- a CDS encoding UMP kinase, producing the protein MALHYKRILLKLSGEALMGNKTYGIEPGMLRHYAEQIQDIQALGTEVAIVIGGGNIYRGLQAQDSGIERVQGDYMGMLATVINGMALQSMLESLGVYTRLVSAIEMKQVAEPYIRRRAIRHLEKGRVVIFSAGTGSPYFTTDSAAALRANEINADVILKGTRVDGIYTADPLKDPTAQRFDRISFSKVISMGLGVMDMTAFTLCKENNLPIVVFDINSRENLRRIVLGEPVGTLVYP; encoded by the coding sequence ATGGCCTTACATTATAAGAGGATCCTGCTGAAATTAAGTGGTGAAGCATTGATGGGTAATAAAACCTATGGCATCGAACCCGGGATGTTACGGCATTATGCTGAACAAATACAGGATATCCAGGCGCTCGGTACCGAAGTGGCGATCGTAATCGGCGGGGGCAACATTTACCGCGGATTGCAAGCCCAGGATTCAGGTATCGAACGGGTTCAGGGTGATTATATGGGCATGCTGGCCACGGTTATCAATGGGATGGCCCTGCAGTCCATGCTGGAAAGCCTCGGTGTTTACACCCGGCTGGTATCGGCTATCGAAATGAAACAGGTCGCAGAGCCCTACATTCGCCGCCGTGCCATCCGTCACCTGGAGAAGGGACGCGTAGTCATTTTTTCTGCCGGTACGGGTTCTCCCTATTTTACCACCGACTCTGCCGCCGCTCTGCGGGCAAATGAAATCAACGCCGATGTGATCCTCAAAGGAACCCGGGTTGATGGCATTTATACTGCGGATCCGCTGAAAGACCCGACCGCACAGCGGTTCGATCGCATATCCTTCTCCAAGGTCATCAGCATGGGTCTGGGCGTTATGGATATGACGGCGTTTACCCTGTGCAAAGAAAACAACCTGCCCATTGTGGTTTTTGATATCAACTCCCGGGAAAACCTGCGTCGCATCGTTCTCGGAGAACCGGTGGGTACCCTCGTTTATCCCTGA
- a CDS encoding DUF4290 domain-containing protein: MQYNSTKTHLIYPEYGRHIQEMIHYARTIENPKERQAYAEEIIRLMHFIDSQDKSNFDNEDKLWKHLFTIAEFDIDVMPPSGVKPTREELEKAPPRVEYPQKDPNYRHYGLNVERLLEKAVAMEDDDKREVFVNIIGSYMKMAYKNWNKEHYVNDEIIKNDIALISKGKLIMDEETSLDYLSTAPRINYKKAKKKMPNNNKGKSGSNKYRKR, translated from the coding sequence ATGCAATACAATTCAACAAAAACGCACCTCATCTATCCGGAATACGGTCGGCATATTCAGGAAATGATCCACTATGCCCGTACGATCGAAAATCCAAAGGAGCGGCAAGCGTATGCGGAAGAGATCATCCGTTTGATGCATTTCATTGATTCTCAGGATAAATCGAATTTTGACAACGAAGATAAACTCTGGAAACACCTTTTTACGATCGCGGAATTTGATATTGACGTCATGCCTCCAAGCGGTGTCAAACCGACCCGCGAAGAACTCGAAAAAGCTCCGCCGCGCGTAGAATACCCACAGAAAGATCCCAATTACCGGCACTATGGACTGAATGTCGAGCGCTTACTCGAAAAAGCAGTAGCCATGGAAGATGATGATAAACGCGAAGTCTTCGTAAATATCATCGGTTCATACATGAAGATGGCTTATAAAAACTGGAATAAAGAGCATTATGTCAATGATGAAATCATCAAAAACGACATTGCTCTAATATCCAAAGGAAAGCTGATTATGGATGAAGAAACATCCCTGGATTACCTGTCAACAGCACCACGTATCAACTATAAGAAAGCCAAGAAAAAAATGCCCAATAACAACAAAGGGAAGTCTGGCTCCAATAAATACCGGAAAAGGTAA